A window of Exiguobacterium sp. FSL W8-0210 contains these coding sequences:
- the ftsX gene encoding permease-like cell division protein FtsX: MKFNGFRHLREGAKGLVRNGWMTFASVSAVTVTLLLVGIFAMLMFNVNKISDNVEKDVEIQVFVEREADQSKIDAVGDSLKQMPGVNSVRYSSKEEELDRFKEQLGEGSQAYQSVEKDNPLHDRYIVKATSPKETETLANSIKKMENVDSVEYGKDYVKKMFNFLEGVRIGGIILIVGLTFMAMFLISNTIKVTIFSRRREIEIMRLVGAKNGFIRAPFFVEGLLMGILGAIIPIVVVYFGYEVSYNAIQPQLTTVNAGIFSLIPPGELSAQVVLILLGLGAFIGVWGSTTSLGRFLKI; encoded by the coding sequence ATGAAGTTTAATGGATTCCGTCATTTACGGGAAGGGGCAAAAGGTCTCGTCCGGAACGGCTGGATGACATTCGCTTCTGTCAGTGCTGTTACCGTCACTTTACTTCTCGTAGGAATATTCGCAATGCTCATGTTCAACGTCAACAAGATTTCCGATAACGTCGAAAAAGACGTTGAAATTCAAGTGTTCGTCGAACGAGAAGCAGACCAGTCGAAGATTGATGCAGTGGGTGACTCCCTCAAGCAGATGCCGGGTGTCAACTCTGTTCGTTATAGTTCGAAAGAAGAAGAACTGGACCGCTTCAAGGAGCAACTTGGCGAAGGCTCACAAGCCTATCAGTCGGTTGAAAAGGATAATCCACTTCACGACCGATATATCGTCAAAGCTACCTCACCAAAAGAGACAGAAACACTTGCAAATTCCATCAAAAAAATGGAAAATGTAGATAGTGTCGAATATGGTAAGGACTATGTTAAAAAGATGTTTAACTTCCTTGAAGGAGTTCGGATCGGTGGAATCATCCTGATCGTCGGCTTGACATTCATGGCAATGTTCCTCATTTCGAACACAATCAAAGTCACGATCTTCTCCCGTCGCCGGGAAATCGAGATCATGCGCCTCGTCGGAGCGAAAAACGGATTCATCCGTGCACCGTTCTTCGTCGAAGGATTATTGATGGGCATATTAGGTGCCATCATCCCGATCGTCGTCGTCTACTTCGGTTACGAAGTCTCCTACAATGCGATCCAACCTCAACTGACCACTGTGAATGCGGGAATCTTCTCGCTGATTCCGCCAGGTGAACTGTCGGCACAAGTCGTCTTGATCCTGCTCGGACTCGGTGCATTCATCGGTGTATGGGGATCAACGACATCACTCGGTCGTTTCTTGAAGATTTAA
- the ftsE gene encoding cell division ATP-binding protein FtsE: protein MIKMQRISKIYPNGVTALREVDLTINQGEFVYIVGPSGAGKSTFMKMMYREEKPTSGSFLFKGIEVGKLKNRQIPELRRQIGVIFQDFKLLPSLTVYENVAFALEVVGEDKSQIRKKVLEVLDLVKLKHKERNYPDELSGGEQQRISIARAIVNRPSLVIADEPTGNLDPDTAWEIMEVFEEIYRRGTTVVMATHNRDIVNKMRHRVLAIDGGKIVRDEEKGMYGYEV, encoded by the coding sequence GTGATCAAGATGCAACGAATCAGTAAGATTTATCCGAACGGCGTCACGGCACTCCGTGAGGTCGATTTGACGATCAATCAAGGCGAATTCGTCTATATCGTCGGTCCGTCGGGTGCGGGTAAATCAACATTCATGAAAATGATGTACCGCGAAGAGAAACCAACGAGCGGTTCATTTTTATTTAAAGGAATCGAAGTCGGTAAGCTGAAGAATCGTCAAATCCCCGAACTTCGTCGCCAAATCGGCGTCATCTTCCAAGATTTCAAACTACTCCCGTCATTGACGGTTTATGAAAATGTCGCCTTCGCGCTAGAAGTCGTAGGAGAAGACAAATCACAAATTCGGAAGAAAGTCCTCGAGGTCCTCGATCTCGTAAAGCTCAAACATAAAGAGCGTAACTATCCGGACGAATTATCTGGGGGCGAACAACAACGGATCTCGATCGCGAGAGCCATCGTCAATCGTCCGTCACTCGTCATCGCCGATGAGCCGACTGGGAACCTGGACCCGGATACAGCATGGGAGATCATGGAAGTATTCGAAGAAATTTATCGCCGTGGGACAACGGTCGTAATGGCGACACACAACCGAGACATCGTTAACAAGATGCGTCATCGTGTCTTAGCGATCGACGGAGGAAAAATCGTCCGAGACGAAGAGAAAGGAATGTACGGCTATGAAGTTTAA